In the Plodia interpunctella isolate USDA-ARS_2022_Savannah chromosome 6, ilPloInte3.2, whole genome shotgun sequence genome, one interval contains:
- the LOC128670878 gene encoding trypsin, alkaline C-like — MRALLLLALVGVALAAPKSGTRIVGGESTTVEQYPYMSNMLYHLWGIWWTQWCGGSLITQTAVLSAAHCYEGDLASAWQIRLGSSFASSGGQVIPASQLVLHAQYDGRTIDNDIAIIRLSSAAVLSNSVGLARVAGPNYQLPDNTVVTAIGWGALTQGGSSPEQLQHVDVNIINQELCAERYAYLKTQPGYQNWPDVTDGMLCAGILDVGGKDACQGDSGGPLSHDSDVVVGITSWGFGCAHAFYPGVNARVSSYTQWIVDNA, encoded by the exons ATGCGTGCTCTACTCCTGTTAGCTCTTGTAGGCGTTGCCctag CGGCCCCCAAATCTGGGACCCGCATCGTGGGGGGAGAATCCACCACCGTGGAGCAGTACCCCTATATGAGCAACATGTTGTACCACCTGTGGGGAATCTGGTGGACGCAGTGGTGCGGAGGCTCCCTCATCACACAGACCGCTGTTCTCTCGGCGGCTCATTGCTACGA AGGTGACCTCGCATCTGCCTGGCAGATTCGTCTCGGCTCTTCCTTCGCATCAAGCGGCGGACAGGTGATCCCGGCCTCCCAGCTGGTGCTGCACGCTCAGTATGACGGCAGAACAATCGACAACGACATTGCAATCATCAGGCTGTCGTCCGCCGCCGTCCTCTCCAACTCTGTAGGCCTCGCGCGCGTCGCCGGCCCTAACTATCAGCTCCCTGATAACACGGTCGTCACCGCCATCGGATGGGGTGCTCTCACT CAAGGAGGCAGCAGTCCCGAACAGCTCCAGCACGTGGACGTGAACATCATCAACCAGGAACTTTGCGCCGAGCGCTACGCCTACCTGAAGACTCAACCTGGCTACCAGAATTGGCCCGACGTTACTGACGGAATGCTGTGCGCTGGCATCCTGGACGTCGGCGGCAAGGACGCCTGCCAGGGAGACTCTGGAGGTCCCCTGTCTCATGACTCCGACGTGGTCGTCGGCATCACCTCCTGGGGCTTCGGATGCGCTCACGCGTTCTACCCCGGAGTGAACGCTCGCGTCTCATCCTACACCCAATGGATCGTGGACAACgcttaa